One stretch of Chitinophaga pendula DNA includes these proteins:
- a CDS encoding SPFH domain-containing protein: MQTTTVLQWALLIGLPLLCLLCYKLILRIFFGVVIVPEDRIGLVTKKFVLLGKQELPEGRIMATNGEAGFQAQTLAPGVYFWKWIWQYSVAFQPFTIIPTGKIGLVLAKDGAELETGTILARKVPCDSFQDAVAFLQAGGRKGRQTAIITPGSYRVNTLIFEVEITDTVTVPENAVGIITTLEGKAIEPGAIAGRTIEEHNNFQDVDAFLENGGYKGLQEQVILAGAYFINPWFAKLELVKMTEISIGHVGVVISFVGSDGIDLSGAEFKHGNIVSKGQRGVWAEPLGPGKYPINPYIMKVELVPTTNLVLNWASARSEAHQLDKNLSTITVRSKDGFTFNLDVAQIIHIPTNEAPKVIARFGNMSNLVTQVLEPTIGNYFRNSAQGADVISFLTSRKERQESAREHIGHVLEQYNVFGVDTLIGDIVPPETLMKTLTDRKIAEEQKVTYDTERLAQETRQALEKETAIAEMQKEIVKADQGVWIAERHADASVKKATGDANSVRLQANAESDRMKLLAAGEAEKVRLLAKAEAERTEWIAKADAEKIALTGKAEAEKILAIGQSSAASYKLAVDAMGDDNFTQLKVMEAIGTQQIRIMPEVLIGSNDGANGPISGLLGLKLLEDISRKKTPENKESSH; the protein is encoded by the coding sequence ATGCAAACCACAACTGTGCTGCAATGGGCATTGCTCATTGGCCTGCCCCTCCTATGCCTGTTATGCTACAAGCTAATTCTTCGCATATTCTTTGGCGTAGTCATCGTACCCGAAGACCGTATCGGTCTCGTCACCAAAAAGTTCGTACTGCTTGGTAAACAAGAACTGCCGGAAGGCCGCATCATGGCCACCAACGGAGAAGCAGGCTTCCAGGCCCAGACACTCGCACCGGGCGTATACTTCTGGAAATGGATATGGCAGTATAGCGTCGCCTTCCAGCCCTTTACCATCATACCAACGGGTAAGATCGGTCTCGTACTCGCTAAAGATGGCGCCGAACTCGAAACAGGTACCATCCTCGCCCGTAAAGTGCCTTGCGACTCCTTCCAGGATGCCGTCGCATTCCTCCAGGCAGGTGGCAGAAAAGGCCGGCAGACAGCCATCATAACGCCTGGATCATATCGTGTCAACACCCTCATATTTGAAGTAGAGATCACCGACACTGTCACCGTACCCGAAAACGCCGTAGGTATCATCACCACCCTCGAAGGAAAAGCCATCGAACCGGGCGCCATCGCTGGTAGAACCATCGAAGAACATAATAACTTCCAAGACGTCGATGCATTCCTCGAAAATGGGGGCTACAAAGGGCTGCAGGAACAAGTCATACTCGCAGGTGCCTACTTCATCAACCCTTGGTTCGCCAAACTCGAACTGGTCAAGATGACCGAAATATCCATCGGACATGTAGGCGTCGTAATCTCCTTCGTCGGCAGCGATGGCATCGACCTCAGCGGAGCAGAGTTCAAACATGGTAACATCGTCTCCAAAGGACAAAGGGGCGTATGGGCAGAACCGTTAGGGCCTGGCAAATATCCCATCAACCCCTACATCATGAAAGTAGAACTCGTGCCTACCACCAACCTCGTACTCAACTGGGCCTCCGCCAGAAGCGAAGCACATCAGCTCGACAAAAACTTGTCTACCATCACCGTACGCAGCAAAGATGGCTTCACCTTCAACCTCGATGTGGCACAGATCATTCATATACCCACCAACGAAGCGCCTAAAGTGATCGCACGGTTCGGTAACATGAGCAACCTCGTCACACAGGTACTGGAACCCACCATCGGTAACTACTTCCGTAACTCCGCACAGGGCGCAGATGTGATCAGTTTCCTCACCAGCCGTAAGGAAAGACAGGAATCCGCCCGCGAACATATCGGCCACGTACTCGAACAATACAACGTATTCGGCGTCGACACCCTCATCGGTGATATCGTACCGCCCGAAACATTGATGAAAACACTGACAGATCGCAAGATCGCAGAAGAACAAAAAGTCACCTACGATACCGAACGCCTCGCCCAGGAAACACGACAGGCACTCGAAAAAGAAACCGCCATCGCCGAAATGCAGAAAGAAATCGTAAAAGCCGACCAAGGCGTATGGATCGCAGAAAGACATGCCGACGCCTCCGTCAAAAAAGCCACCGGTGACGCCAATAGCGTCCGTCTCCAGGCCAACGCAGAAAGCGATCGCATGAAACTGCTCGCCGCCGGTGAAGCCGAAAAAGTAAGATTACTCGCTAAAGCAGAAGCAGAACGCACCGAATGGATCGCCAAAGCCGATGCCGAAAAGATCGCCCTCACAGGTAAAGCAGAAGCAGAAAAGATCCTGGCAATAGGGCAGTCCAGCGCAGCATCCTACAAACTGGCCGTAGATGCCATGGGTGACGACAACTTCACCCAACTCAAAGTAATGGAAGCCATCGGTACACAACAGATCCGCATCATGCCCGAGGTACTCATCGGCAGCAACGATGGCGCCAATGGCCCCATCAGCGGCCTGCTCGGCCTCAAATTGCTGGAAGATATATCCAGGAAAAAAACACCGGAAAATAAAGAATCATCCCACTAA